Proteins encoded in a region of the Streptomyces sp. NBC_00258 genome:
- the rnc gene encoding ribonuclease III, translated as MSDAKADVNAKKKADNTASSHTLLEGRLGYKLESALLVRALTHRSYAYENGGLPTNERLEFLGDSVLGLVVTDTLYRTHPDLPEGQLAKLRAAVVNSRALAEVGRGLELGSFIRLGRGEEGTGGRDKASILADTLEAVIGAVYLDQGLDAAGELVHRLFDPLIEKSSNLGAGLDWKTSLQELTATEGLGVPEYLVSETGPDHEKTFTAAARVGGVSYGTGTGRSKKEAEQQAAESAWRAIRSAADERAKVAKAAAEAEASAAAKTAAAVKASAEAEASAAVEEAAAAEEAVEAPSTAASDTASA; from the coding sequence ATGTCTGACGCCAAGGCGGACGTAAACGCCAAGAAAAAGGCGGACAACACAGCCTCGTCCCACACGCTTCTGGAAGGGCGGCTCGGGTACAAGCTCGAGTCCGCCCTTCTGGTGCGTGCACTGACCCACCGTTCGTACGCGTACGAGAACGGCGGTCTGCCCACCAACGAGCGCCTGGAGTTCCTCGGGGACTCCGTGCTCGGCCTGGTGGTCACGGACACGCTGTACCGTACCCACCCCGACCTGCCTGAAGGCCAACTGGCCAAGCTGCGGGCCGCGGTGGTCAACTCGCGTGCGCTGGCGGAGGTGGGCCGCGGGCTCGAACTCGGCTCCTTCATCCGGCTCGGCCGGGGCGAAGAGGGCACGGGCGGCCGGGACAAGGCGTCCATCCTCGCCGACACCCTTGAAGCGGTGATCGGCGCTGTCTATCTCGACCAGGGTCTCGACGCGGCGGGCGAACTCGTCCACCGCCTCTTCGACCCGCTGATCGAGAAATCCTCGAATCTGGGAGCGGGCCTGGACTGGAAGACCAGTCTCCAGGAGCTCACGGCGACCGAGGGGCTCGGCGTGCCCGAGTACCTGGTCTCCGAGACCGGCCCGGACCACGAGAAGACCTTTACTGCTGCTGCCCGCGTCGGAGGCGTCTCGTACGGCACCGGCACCGGCCGCAGCAAGAAGGAGGCGGAGCAGCAGGCCGCGGAGTCCGCGTGGCGTGCGATCCGCTCCGCCGCGGACGAACGCGCGAAGGTGGCGAAGGCTGCCGCGGAGGCCGAAGCCTCCGCGGCAGCCAAAACTGCCGCTGCAGTCAAAGCCTCCGCGGAGGCCGAAGCGTCCGCGGCGGTTGAGGAGGCCGCAGCGGCCGAGGAGGCCGTCGAGGCCCCCTCGACAGCGGCATCCGACACCGCTTCCGCCTGA